The genomic stretch TTCACCGATGAACGCAAACCGGAAATCCTGACCCCTGACACGAGGCCGAGGGTGAACTCGGCGGCCTGGGGTGGCCCCTTCATCATGGGGATTTTGATGACGCTGCTGGGGATTGTCGCGCTGGGGGCCGCCTTCTTCACCAGCCTGGTGACGGCCATCCTCTTCGGCGCGATGCTGGCCGCAGCCGGCGTCATGGAAGTCATCTCCGCCTTCCGGACGCGCAAGGAGGGCGGGCCGTTCTGGTTGTACCTGCTCAGCGGCATCCTCTCCGTCGTCGTGGGTCTGTTCGTCCTCGTCTACCCGGCGGCGGGACTGGGTGCCATGACGCTGCTGCTGGCGGGCTACTTCTTCGCCAGCGGGCTCTTCCACGCCGTCACCTCGGTGATGGACCGCTATCCCCGGTGGGGCTGGGACTTCTTCTACGGCGCCGTGTCCATCTTCCTGGGCATCATCGTGATGCGGCAGTGGCCCATCTCCGCCGTCTGGCTGGTGGGCACGCTGGTGGGAATCGGCATCTTCTTCCGGGGCGTGGCGCTGATGGCGGGCGCCCTCTCCGTGCGGAAGGTGCTCCGCTCGGGCGGTCCGACAACGCCTGCCTCCATCTCCCACTGACGGGCAGGCGGCCAAGGGCACCGGCTCCCGTCCAGGGCGGACACATCCCACGTGTCCCCCTGGATTGGCGCTTGCCATGCCCCGCGCAGGCGCGGCAGCGTACGCGCCCTGCGACCATGATCGACTACGACCCGCACCGTTGGTGGAGCTACTTCCATTACCTCCGCGGTTCCATGGTCCGCGAGATTGTGGCTCGGGTCCTCGTCTGTGTGTTGTGGGCCGCGGGCGTCACCGCGGTCCATCATCACATCAAGCCCCTGGACATCCCGGCCACGGTGCACACGCTGGCGGGCATCTCGCTCAGCTTGTTGCTCGTCTTCCGGACCAACGCCTCCTATGACCGCTTCTGGGAAGGCCGGAAGCTGTGGGGCGGCATCGTCAACGAGACGCGCAACCTGGCCCGTGCATCCGGCGTCTTCATGCGTCGGGACGCCGCGCTCTACGGCACTCTGCTGCGGTGGATCATCGCCTTCCCCTATGCCGCCGCCTCGTCACTGCGAGGGGAGCGCGACCTGGGCCCCGTCGCCTCCGAGCTG from Myxococcus xanthus encodes the following:
- a CDS encoding HdeD family acid-resistance protein — its product is MAFTDERKPEILTPDTRPRVNSAAWGGPFIMGILMTLLGIVALGAAFFTSLVTAILFGAMLAAAGVMEVISAFRTRKEGGPFWLYLLSGILSVVVGLFVLVYPAAGLGAMTLLLAGYFFASGLFHAVTSVMDRYPRWGWDFFYGAVSIFLGIIVMRQWPISAVWLVGTLVGIGIFFRGVALMAGALSVRKVLRSGGPTTPASISH